The following proteins come from a genomic window of Geminicoccaceae bacterium SCSIO 64248:
- a CDS encoding TRAP transporter fused permease subunit, with translation MRELRGPIGVAIALWAVVATLFHLYTAGFGFYEPRSQRSLHLLFLLPLAFVLYPAGASSPKDRPSVLDWGLAALAVAANYYSYAQAFRINLRFENVTPLLWPEIVFGVVATLLVLEALRRAVTPVLAGLLALGILYLFATEYMPGMLNYRDMSFSEIVETMYLLNGMGMYGSITGISATMVAIFIAFGAFVTGSGTGRLFHNLGTRIAGRQSGGPGKVSVISSALFGTISGSSTANVFTTGSFTIPAMMRAGFRPHFAGGVETSSSVGGQIMPPVMGAGAFVMAEITNTPYSSIIVAALLGSLLYFFMILVSVHLEAKRLGLVGCDPSEIPPWREVLKDIHLLAPIFLLLVLLMMGRSPHFAAFWSIVAVLVVSWISPRTRLTPRKLWDVLVQAGNNMVIVALACAGASMLVACLTVTGVVISVSTLVATLADGSILIAGILLMATTLILGMGVPTTAAYIIGASIGAPILIQMGVPVLSAHLFVFYFAILADATPPVSVASYAAASIARSDPMRTGLAAFRLALAGFVVGYSYLYTPALTLQGPVLEIVGQVLVNVLGLVIIAAGLFGYLRSPLPMPLRMLLVPVGLFLTLFEAYSVWLRIPVELAVLAGLAYWPTLLSTPAPVRGETTRRAESAPD, from the coding sequence ATGCGAGAACTCCGCGGTCCGATCGGCGTCGCGATCGCCCTATGGGCGGTCGTCGCGACGCTTTTCCATCTGTATACCGCCGGCTTCGGCTTCTATGAGCCGCGCTCCCAGCGATCGCTCCACCTGCTCTTCCTCCTGCCGCTGGCCTTCGTCCTCTATCCGGCCGGCGCATCCTCGCCCAAGGACCGCCCCTCGGTGCTCGACTGGGGCCTGGCAGCGCTGGCCGTCGCCGCCAACTACTACTCCTACGCGCAGGCCTTCCGGATCAATCTGCGCTTCGAGAACGTGACGCCGCTTCTATGGCCCGAGATCGTCTTCGGCGTCGTCGCGACCTTGCTCGTGCTGGAGGCGCTCCGGCGCGCCGTGACGCCGGTTCTGGCCGGCCTGCTGGCGCTGGGCATCCTCTACCTGTTCGCCACCGAATACATGCCCGGCATGCTCAACTACCGGGACATGAGCTTCTCCGAGATCGTAGAGACCATGTACCTGCTGAACGGCATGGGCATGTACGGCTCGATCACCGGCATCTCGGCCACCATGGTCGCGATCTTCATCGCGTTTGGCGCCTTCGTCACCGGCAGCGGCACGGGCCGCCTGTTCCACAATCTCGGCACGCGGATAGCCGGACGTCAGTCGGGCGGGCCCGGCAAGGTCTCGGTGATCAGCTCGGCCCTGTTCGGCACGATCAGCGGCTCGTCCACGGCCAACGTCTTCACCACTGGCTCGTTCACCATCCCCGCCATGATGCGCGCGGGCTTCCGCCCGCATTTCGCCGGAGGCGTCGAGACGTCGTCGAGCGTCGGCGGGCAGATCATGCCGCCGGTGATGGGCGCCGGGGCCTTCGTGATGGCGGAGATCACCAATACGCCCTACTCGTCGATCATCGTCGCGGCGCTTCTGGGCAGTCTCCTCTACTTCTTCATGATCCTGGTGAGCGTGCACCTGGAGGCCAAGCGTCTGGGGCTGGTCGGCTGCGACCCGTCCGAGATTCCGCCATGGCGCGAGGTGCTGAAGGACATCCATCTCCTCGCGCCGATCTTCCTGCTGCTCGTGCTCCTGATGATGGGACGCTCGCCCCATTTCGCGGCGTTCTGGTCGATCGTCGCCGTCCTCGTGGTCTCGTGGATCAGCCCCAGGACCAGGCTGACGCCGCGCAAGCTGTGGGACGTCCTCGTCCAGGCCGGCAACAACATGGTGATCGTGGCGCTCGCCTGCGCGGGAGCCAGCATGCTGGTCGCGTGCCTGACGGTGACCGGCGTCGTGATCTCGGTGTCGACCCTGGTTGCCACGCTCGCCGACGGCAGCATCCTGATCGCCGGCATACTGCTGATGGCGACGACGCTCATCCTCGGCATGGGCGTGCCCACGACCGCGGCCTACATCATCGGCGCCTCGATCGGCGCGCCGATCCTGATCCAGATGGGCGTTCCTGTCCTGTCCGCGCATCTGTTCGTCTTCTATTTCGCCATCCTGGCGGACGCGACGCCGCCGGTATCGGTCGCCTCCTACGCGGCCGCCTCGATCGCCCGCTCGGACCCGATGCGCACCGGCCTCGCCGCCTTTCGCCTGGCGCTCGCGGGCTTCGTGGTCGGCTACAGCTATCTCTACACGCCCGCCCTCACCCTGCAGGGCCCGGTCCTCGAGATCGTCGGGCAGGTCCTCGTCAACGTGCTGGGTCTCGTCATCATCGCAGCCGGCCTGTTCGGCTATCTGCGTTCGCCCTTGCCCATGCCGCTTCGCATGCTCCTCGTTCCGGTCGGCCTTTTCCTGACCCTGTTCGAGGCCTACAGCGTCTGGCTGCGCATTCCGGTCGAGCTGGCGGTGCTGGCCGGCCTCGCCTATTGGCCGACCCTCCTTTCGACACCCGCGCCTGTGCGGGGCGAGACGACGAGACGGGCGGAGTCGGCGCCGGACTGA
- a CDS encoding Rieske (2Fe-2S) protein, which produces MKDEEFVCGCRCGDNRDNRRGFLSTAAAVLSAAQFVLRPSAAWSAEEEISNAAPQPGDFLTYQTKAKRGPRLKPADLKKSAKQLLALPVDSASGVVRDGSRFNQIMLTQLDPQELDETTRARAAEGVVAYSAMCTHDACPVSSWDGKAQHYVCPCHQSRFDPKAGGNLVSGPAYRPLPALPLKLADSGELVVAEPFTARVGGGR; this is translated from the coding sequence ATGAAGGATGAAGAGTTCGTCTGCGGCTGCCGCTGCGGCGACAACCGCGACAATCGCCGAGGCTTTCTTTCGACAGCGGCCGCGGTCCTCTCGGCAGCGCAGTTCGTGCTTCGGCCGTCCGCCGCGTGGTCGGCCGAGGAGGAGATCAGCAACGCCGCACCGCAGCCCGGCGACTTCCTGACCTATCAGACGAAGGCGAAGCGCGGGCCGCGCCTCAAGCCGGCCGATCTCAAGAAGAGTGCGAAGCAATTGCTTGCCTTGCCGGTGGATTCGGCATCGGGCGTCGTTCGCGACGGGTCGCGCTTCAACCAGATCATGCTGACCCAACTGGACCCGCAGGAACTGGACGAGACCACCCGTGCCCGGGCCGCCGAGGGCGTGGTCGCCTACTCGGCCATGTGCACGCATGACGCCTGCCCGGTCTCGTCGTGGGACGGCAAGGCGCAGCACTATGTCTGCCCGTGCCATCAGAGCCGCTTCGATCCCAAGGCCGGGGGAAATCTCGTCAGCGGGCCGGCCTACCGCCCGCTCCCGGCGCTGCCGCTCAAGCTGGCGGACAGCGGCGAACTGGTCGTCGCCGAGCCGTTTACGGCACGCGTCGGCGGTGGCCGGTAG
- a CDS encoding FAD-dependent oxidoreductase — translation MSETKDRAPVVVIGAGIVGIASACYLQRDGHPVVVLTADAPGEATSFGNAGCLNGSSVVPVSMPGVLSSVPGWLLDPEGPLVIRWRYMPTLLPWLVRFIRAGRPDRVAQQAKALRALLAPSIESYMPLVKEAHAEDLIHRRGHLFAYRSEASYAKDDTAMQLRRDNGVVVDDLSTDELRQLEPNLSHDYVRGRLVSENGHVGNPLRLTQSLAETLERNGGTIRRERAVGFVTENGRVTGVRTEAGVQPASAIVVAAGAWSKPLARELGDDLPLDTERGYHVVIADPDKGPRIPTMSAEDKIVATPMETGLRVAGTVEFAGLEAPPDWRRAATILKQALAMYPGLGTDLPEERLSRWMGFRPSMPDSLPVIGSSSRYPNAFYAFGHGHVGLAGGSMTGRLVAALVGHRPPPVDPSPFGASRFRRRHEK, via the coding sequence ATGAGCGAGACGAAGGACCGGGCGCCGGTCGTCGTCATCGGCGCGGGCATCGTCGGCATCGCCAGCGCCTGCTATCTGCAGCGCGACGGCCACCCGGTCGTCGTGCTCACCGCCGACGCGCCGGGCGAAGCGACCTCGTTCGGCAACGCCGGTTGCCTGAACGGCTCGTCGGTCGTGCCCGTCTCCATGCCGGGCGTGCTCTCGAGCGTGCCGGGCTGGCTCCTCGATCCCGAAGGTCCCCTCGTCATCCGCTGGCGCTACATGCCGACGCTGCTGCCCTGGCTCGTCCGTTTCATCCGTGCCGGCCGGCCGGACAGGGTCGCCCAGCAGGCAAAGGCGCTGCGCGCGCTGCTCGCCCCCTCGATCGAGAGCTATATGCCGCTCGTGAAGGAGGCGCATGCCGAGGACCTGATCCATCGACGGGGACATCTCTTCGCCTATCGCAGCGAGGCGAGCTACGCCAAGGACGACACGGCCATGCAGCTGCGACGCGACAACGGCGTCGTGGTCGACGATCTGTCGACCGACGAGTTGCGTCAGCTCGAGCCCAACCTTTCGCACGACTACGTGCGGGGCCGTCTGGTCAGCGAGAACGGCCATGTCGGCAACCCCCTGCGCCTGACGCAAAGCCTGGCCGAAACGCTCGAGCGCAACGGCGGAACCATCCGCCGCGAGCGCGCCGTCGGCTTCGTCACCGAGAACGGCCGCGTGACGGGCGTGCGGACCGAGGCGGGCGTCCAGCCGGCAAGCGCTATCGTCGTCGCGGCGGGCGCCTGGTCGAAGCCTCTGGCCCGCGAGCTCGGCGACGACCTGCCGCTCGACACCGAGCGGGGCTACCACGTCGTGATCGCCGATCCGGACAAGGGTCCGCGCATCCCGACCATGTCGGCGGAAGACAAGATCGTCGCGACGCCGATGGAGACCGGCCTGCGTGTCGCCGGCACGGTCGAGTTCGCCGGCCTGGAGGCGCCGCCCGACTGGCGCCGCGCGGCGACGATCCTGAAGCAGGCGCTGGCGATGTATCCCGGCCTCGGCACCGATCTGCCCGAGGAGCGGCTGTCGCGCTGGATGGGGTTTCGGCCGAGCATGCCGGATTCGCTTCCGGTCATCGGGTCGTCCAGCCGGTACCCGAACGCGTTCTACGCCTTCGGCCACGGTCATGTCGGCCTCGCCGGCGGCTCGATGACCGGCCGTCTGGTCGCGGCCCTCGTCGGCCACCGCCCTCCGCCGGTCGATCCCTCCCCGTTCGGCGCAAGCCGGTTCCGGCGTCGTCACGAAAAGTGA
- the aldA gene encoding aldehyde dehydrogenase — MASSLIADRVAETFSGQPRDYRNHIDGRFIENGTEMIDVLNPATGALVGRIPESSAADVDAAVVAARRAQGDWEQRPAIERANHLRAISAKLREHRLELADIIVREQGKVRGLAQVEVDFTADYIDYMAEWARRIEGEVLTSDRPGETMLLLRKPLGVVAGILPWNFPFFLIARKMAPALVTGNTIVIKPSEETPLNAYAFAELLAETDLPKGVFNLVGGRGAVAGEALISHPGIDLITFTGSVATGSHIMQVAGRNLTKVNLELGGKAPAIVLKDADLDLAAEAIHASRVINTGQVCNCAERVYVEREVHDALVAKLKVLFEGTLYGDPSSEEGLHMGPLVNKAGLDKVARAVDLAREQGATVIMGGKVADRPSGFHYEPTLITGATAEMDIMQREIFGPVLPIQEVGGLDEAIALANDSEYGLTSSVYTRDLNAAMKAARELKFGETYINRENFEAMQGFHAGRRKSGIGGADGKHGLYEFTTTHVVYIKG, encoded by the coding sequence ATGGCGTCGTCCCTGATCGCCGATCGCGTCGCTGAGACGTTCTCAGGCCAGCCCCGGGATTATCGCAACCATATCGACGGCCGCTTCATCGAGAACGGCACCGAGATGATCGACGTGCTGAACCCGGCGACCGGTGCATTGGTGGGGCGTATCCCGGAAAGCTCCGCGGCGGACGTGGACGCCGCCGTCGTCGCCGCCCGCCGGGCCCAGGGCGACTGGGAGCAACGGCCGGCGATCGAGCGCGCCAACCATCTGCGCGCCATCTCGGCCAAGCTGCGCGAGCATCGGCTGGAACTGGCCGACATCATCGTCAGGGAGCAGGGCAAGGTGCGCGGCCTCGCCCAGGTGGAGGTCGATTTCACCGCGGACTACATCGACTACATGGCCGAGTGGGCGCGCCGGATCGAGGGCGAGGTCCTGACCAGCGACCGCCCGGGCGAGACCATGCTGCTGCTGCGCAAGCCGCTCGGCGTGGTGGCGGGCATCCTGCCTTGGAATTTCCCCTTCTTCCTGATCGCCCGGAAGATGGCGCCGGCGCTGGTGACGGGAAACACCATCGTCATCAAGCCGAGCGAGGAGACGCCGCTCAACGCCTACGCCTTCGCCGAGCTGCTGGCCGAAACGGACCTGCCCAAGGGGGTGTTCAACCTGGTCGGCGGGCGCGGCGCCGTGGCGGGCGAAGCGCTGATTTCGCATCCCGGCATCGACCTGATCACCTTCACCGGCAGCGTCGCGACCGGCTCGCACATCATGCAGGTCGCGGGCAGGAACCTGACCAAGGTCAATCTGGAACTCGGCGGCAAGGCCCCGGCCATCGTACTGAAGGACGCCGACCTCGACTTGGCGGCGGAGGCGATCCACGCTTCGCGCGTGATCAATACCGGCCAGGTCTGCAACTGCGCCGAACGGGTCTATGTCGAACGCGAGGTGCACGATGCGCTGGTCGCGAAGCTGAAGGTGCTGTTCGAGGGCACGCTCTATGGCGACCCGTCCTCGGAGGAAGGCCTGCACATGGGGCCCCTGGTCAACAAAGCCGGTCTCGACAAGGTCGCACGCGCGGTCGACCTCGCCCGAGAACAGGGCGCCACGGTGATCATGGGCGGCAAGGTCGCGGACCGTCCGTCGGGCTTCCATTACGAGCCCACCCTGATCACCGGCGCGACGGCGGAGATGGACATCATGCAGCGTGAGATCTTCGGCCCGGTCCTGCCGATCCAGGAGGTGGGCGGCCTCGATGAAGCCATCGCGCTCGCCAACGATTCCGAATACGGCCTGACCTCGTCGGTCTACACCCGCGACCTGAATGCGGCGATGAAGGCCGCGCGCGAGCTGAAGTTCGGCGAGACCTACATCAACCGCGAGAACTTCGAGGCCATGCAGGGCTTTCATGCCGGACGACGCAAGTCCGGCATCGGCGGTGCCGACGGCAAGCACGGGCTCTACGAGTTCACCACGACCCACGTGGTCTACATCAAGGGCTGA
- a CDS encoding PQQ-dependent dehydrogenase, methanol/ethanol family, with amino-acid sequence MKRTTQRRVLCSAAAVALFSGAAAAQELSRVNKEIPDYSPVTNERLVAADPSDWLLPKGNYQGWMYSALNQVTTENVRELKPAWVYSTGLDGGHQAPAQVNDGVMFVSTPYNHVLALDAKTGELFWRYEHDNPPDLGVMHNTSRGVALWGDRVFAAGLDGTLNALDAKTGKRLCQAQIGDWEIGAYITSAPMPIEGKILVGPSGGEFGVRGFLEATNAENCEQAWRTYSVPGPGEPGHETWKPEGPRPDAWKYGGGSMWMPGNYDPEARKIYWGVGNGSPWLGDQRPGDNLYVASSISMDPETGKILGHMQYHWNDSWDWAAMNAPMLIDIENDGQTVPGLVSPQRNGYLYWLTRDDEGHIDYAEGKPYVYNNAFESLDEETGRPTYNKDHVPTTGNKVEYCPSLWGGKNYPYDAYNPETGMLYIPVNENVCNSWTGILDEDTDPASGQWWAGMDLAELQVYLRDPSKGVGQLQAWNVNTREVAWTHEFGKTMNWGSILTTAGGIVFNAGTNDRKLRAFDAKTGEVLWEFPLNSTAISPPVSYEVDGKQYIAVVAGYGVDAQWTNSVLAEADQSGEWKGDVPVGGAIWVFALPD; translated from the coding sequence ATGAAACGCACGACCCAGCGACGAGTGCTCTGCTCCGCAGCGGCCGTCGCCCTGTTCTCCGGCGCGGCCGCCGCCCAGGAACTCAGCCGCGTCAACAAGGAGATCCCGGACTACAGCCCCGTGACCAACGAACGGCTGGTGGCGGCGGATCCCAGCGACTGGCTGCTGCCCAAGGGCAACTACCAGGGCTGGATGTACAGCGCCCTGAATCAGGTGACGACGGAGAACGTCCGCGAGCTCAAGCCCGCCTGGGTGTATTCGACCGGCCTGGACGGCGGTCATCAGGCTCCCGCGCAAGTCAATGACGGCGTCATGTTCGTGTCGACCCCCTACAACCACGTCCTGGCGCTCGACGCCAAGACCGGCGAGCTGTTCTGGCGCTACGAACACGACAACCCCCCCGACCTGGGCGTGATGCACAACACCAGCCGCGGCGTGGCGCTGTGGGGCGACCGAGTCTTCGCGGCGGGCCTGGACGGCACGCTGAACGCGCTCGATGCCAAGACCGGCAAGCGCCTGTGCCAGGCCCAGATCGGCGACTGGGAGATCGGCGCCTACATCACCTCGGCGCCCATGCCGATCGAGGGCAAGATCCTTGTCGGTCCGTCCGGCGGCGAATTCGGCGTGCGCGGCTTCCTCGAAGCGACGAACGCCGAAAACTGCGAACAGGCGTGGCGGACCTACAGCGTGCCCGGGCCGGGCGAGCCGGGTCACGAGACCTGGAAGCCCGAGGGTCCGCGCCCCGATGCCTGGAAATACGGCGGCGGCAGCATGTGGATGCCGGGCAACTACGACCCCGAGGCGCGCAAGATCTATTGGGGTGTGGGCAACGGCTCGCCCTGGCTCGGTGACCAGCGTCCGGGCGACAATCTCTACGTCGCGTCGTCGATCTCGATGGATCCCGAGACCGGCAAGATCCTCGGGCACATGCAGTATCACTGGAACGACAGCTGGGACTGGGCGGCGATGAACGCCCCGATGCTGATCGACATCGAGAATGACGGCCAGACGGTCCCGGGCCTCGTGAGCCCGCAGCGCAACGGCTACCTCTACTGGCTGACGCGCGATGACGAGGGCCACATCGACTACGCCGAGGGCAAGCCTTACGTCTACAACAACGCGTTCGAGTCGCTGGACGAAGAGACCGGTCGTCCGACCTACAACAAGGATCACGTCCCGACCACGGGAAACAAGGTCGAGTACTGCCCAAGTCTCTGGGGCGGCAAGAACTACCCCTATGACGCCTACAATCCCGAAACCGGCATGCTCTACATTCCGGTGAATGAGAACGTCTGCAACTCGTGGACGGGCATCCTGGACGAAGACACCGATCCGGCTTCGGGTCAGTGGTGGGCCGGCATGGACCTGGCCGAGTTGCAGGTCTATCTGCGCGATCCGTCCAAGGGAGTCGGCCAGCTCCAGGCATGGAACGTCAACACGCGCGAGGTCGCCTGGACCCACGAGTTCGGCAAGACGATGAACTGGGGGTCGATACTGACCACGGCGGGCGGCATCGTGTTCAACGCCGGCACCAACGACCGCAAGTTGCGCGCCTTCGACGCCAAGACCGGCGAGGTGTTGTGGGAGTTTCCGCTGAACTCGACCGCCATCTCACCGCCGGTCTCGTACGAGGTGGACGGCAAGCAGTATATCGCGGTCGTCGCCGGCTACGGGGTGGACGCGCAATGGACCAATTCGGTCCTCGCCGAAGCCGACCAGTCGGGCGAGTGGAAAGGCGATGTGCCGGTCGGCGGTGCGATCTGGGTCTTCGCCCTTCCTGACTGA
- a CDS encoding helix-turn-helix domain-containing protein gives MAASWRRCARQHSLDPDVTPDMHRLPDTELLECRQEMEPLLRSAFPALERLQGATGDHGVCQLLTNADGISLHWSGAAGDEAELQAWGLCRGVDWSEAASGTNGVGTSLIERRTLVVQHEHHYYARALKITCISAPVFDHAGTLAGAVNVTFYGSTSTQAPAGLLASAVADTARQIEIDHFHHHFHDARISSLPWALRCGAVLLATDRDDVIVGASRGARHVLGLNDAAIREGVIAADRIHALANRVEDDGLDTAEHGALRRALLRERGNVTAASRRLGVSLATIKRKISHRHLERRSRN, from the coding sequence GTGGCCGCTTCCTGGCGGCGTTGCGCCAGGCAGCATAGCCTCGATCCGGACGTCACGCCCGACATGCACCGGCTTCCCGACACCGAATTGCTCGAATGCCGGCAGGAAATGGAACCCCTGCTGCGCTCGGCCTTTCCCGCCCTGGAACGGCTGCAGGGCGCGACGGGCGACCATGGCGTCTGCCAGCTGCTGACCAATGCCGACGGCATCTCGCTGCACTGGTCGGGTGCGGCGGGCGACGAGGCCGAACTGCAGGCCTGGGGCTTGTGCCGTGGCGTGGACTGGAGCGAGGCAGCCAGCGGCACCAACGGCGTCGGCACGTCGCTGATCGAGCGGCGCACCCTGGTCGTCCAGCATGAGCATCATTACTATGCGCGCGCCCTGAAGATCACCTGCATATCGGCGCCGGTCTTCGACCACGCCGGGACGCTTGCCGGGGCGGTCAACGTGACCTTCTACGGCAGCACCAGCACCCAGGCGCCTGCCGGACTTCTCGCGTCCGCGGTTGCGGACACCGCGCGACAGATCGAGATCGATCACTTCCACCATCATTTTCACGACGCGCGCATCAGCTCCTTGCCGTGGGCCTTGCGCTGCGGAGCCGTGCTCCTGGCGACCGACCGTGACGACGTCATCGTCGGGGCCAGCCGCGGGGCGCGGCACGTGCTCGGCCTGAACGACGCCGCGATTCGCGAGGGCGTGATCGCAGCCGATCGTATTCATGCGCTGGCAAACCGGGTCGAGGATGATGGGCTGGACACGGCCGAGCATGGCGCGCTCCGCCGTGCCTTGCTGCGGGAACGCGGCAATGTCACGGCGGCCTCGCGCCGCCTGGGCGTCAGCCTTGCGACCATCAAGCGCAAGATCAGTCACCGGCATCTCGAGCGGCGCAGCCGCAATTGA